DNA from Acidimicrobiales bacterium:
GTCCGCTCAGCTCCCGGATCGCCTTGGCCGCGCCGGCGGGCGACGAGAACGGCTTCGACACCCGCAGCGTCACGGCCGCGTCCACGCCGTCGCCCCGCTCGGGACCCTCGACGTCCCAGCCGGCCCGTTCGAGGTCGTCGACGCGCAGCTGCCGGGCCAGGTCCGGCACCTGGGCGGCGGCCTCCTCGTCGAGACGCACCACGGCCCGGACGTGCCCCCCACCGCCGGCGGCGGCATCGATCTCCACCGTCAGATCGGCCCGGCAGCCGCCGAGGCACGCAGCCACGATGAGTGCGGCGAGGATCCGGACGGGACCGACCCGCCGGGCCGCCCGCCGGCGGCCAGCTGCGTCGCCCACGGCCAGAGGGTAGGCCACGGGGCCGGGCGGATCGCATCATCGAGGTCGGGTCAGTTGACCCCTTGGGATCCGCCCTCCGGGCGTGTATCTCCTTGTACCCGGCAGCCCGATCGGCTTCCCCAGCGGTCCGAGGCTCGAAGTTCCGGCGTTTCCGCCGATGGTTTGTGTACGTACGGCCCGAGAGCGCCATCGACCGTGTGACGCGGAGCGACGGGCTCCGCCCACCGAAGGGACAACATGCGACCTGCGAACCGAGCCCAGCGAATCTCCATCGCCCGCAAGGCGCTGGCCCTCACCACCGCCGTCGGCCTGTCGGCGGCACTGGGGTCAGCGGCCGGCGCGTCGGCGGTACCGGCGGCGGGCGCCGCCCATGACGGCCCGGCGGCCGTGCCCAACGAGCTGCTCGTCGGCTACGCAGCGGGCGCCACGCCGACCCAGCGGGCCGTCGCCCTGCAACGGGCGGGTGTGCAGCTGGAGAAGCGGGTGGTGACGGCCGCATCCGACCGGGTGGAGGTGCAGCTCGTGCGCACGCCGCCGGGCGCCGATCGGGCTGCCGTGGCCCGCGACCTCGAGGCCGACCCGGCCGTCGCATACGCCGAGCCGAACTGGACCTACACCGTCGACGCCACGTCGAACGACCCGTACTACACGAACGGCTCGCTCTGGGGCATGACGGGCGGCAACGGGACGGCGGCCGACGCGGCGTGGGGCGCCGGGCATACCGGCAGCTCCTCGGTGTACGTCGGCGTCATCGACGAGGGCATCCAGTACACCCACCCGGACCTGGCCGCCAACGTCTGGACGAACCCGTTCGACTCGGCCGACGGGGTCGACAACGACGGCAACGGCTACGTTGACGACGTCCACGGCTGGGACTTCGCCAACAACGACAACACGGTGTACGACGGGGGCAGCAGGGGCAACCTCGACAACCACGGCACCCACGTGTCGGGCACGATCGGCGGCCGTGGCGGCAACGGCCTCGGCGTGGCCGGCGTGAACTGGAACGTCACGCTCATCTCCGGGAAGTTCCTGGGTCGTCGAGGTGGCACGACCGCCAACGCGGTGAAGGCCGTCGACTACTTCACCACCCTCAAGCGCGACCACGGCCTCAACATCGTGGCCACGAACAACTCGTGGGGCGGCGGCGGGTTCTCCAAGGCGCTGTTCGATGCCATCGGCCGGGCCAATGCCCAAGACATCCTCTTCGTCGCCGCCGCCGGCAACGGAGGGTCGGACCAGGTCGGCGACGACAACGACACCGTGGACAACTACCCGTCCAACTACGACCAGCCCAACGTCATCGCCGTGGCCGCCATCACCAGCACAGGCGCACGGGCCAGCTTCTCGAACTACGGCGCGACCACCGTCGACCTCGGCGCCCCGGGCGCCGGGATCTACTCGACCCTGGCCGGCAGCACGTACGGCTCGTACAGCGGGACGTCGATGGCGACGCCCCATGTCACCGGCGCAGCCGCTCTGTACGCCTCGACGCATCCGAGCGCCTCTGCGGCGGGGATCAAGTCCGCCATCTTGTCCAACGTCGTCGCCACGTCGTCCCTGGCCGGCAAGACGGTCACCGGTGGCCGGCTGAACGTGAGCGGCTTCTAGCGCTCACGCGTGTCGCCCTGGCGGCACGCAAGCACCCGCGCTCCAGCCTTGGAGGCCCCCGCCCACCGGCGGGGGCCTCCGCGCGTCCCGGCTCCCGCCGGCGGCGGCGCGTTCCGCCGGCACCGATCCCCGCCCATGGGCGCACGAGGAAACCCCTCGCCTCTCGGCGAGGGGTTTCTCGTGGTCCTTGGCTTCGGCGGTGTGCCGGAAAGGGCCCGCGCGCGGGCCGGCGCAGGGCGGGCCTGCTACTCCGAACCGGTGCCCGTGCCGGCCAGCTCGACCGGCGGCGGCTCCAGGGGCTCGATGGCCCGGAACACCAGCTCGCCGTCCTCCACCTCGACGACGATGGTGACGCCGGCGGCGAACTCCTTGACGAGGATCCGCTCGGAAAGCGGGTTCTCGACGTAGGTCTGGATGGCCCGGCGCAGCGGCCGGGCGCCCAGGGTGGGGTCGTAGCCCTTCTCGGCCAGGTACATCTTGGCCTCCTGGGTGAGCTCGAAGCCCAGCCCCTGGCCCTCCAGCTGGTCGCGCACCCGCTTGATCAGCAGGTCGACGATCTCGGTGACCTCTTCCTTGGACAGCTCGTGGAAGACGATGACCTCGTCGATGCGGTTCAGGAACTCCGGCCTGAAGTGCTGCTTCAGGGCGTCGTTGACCTTCTCCTTCATGCGCTCGTAGGTGACCGACTCGCTCGTCTTGGCGAAACCGATCGACGCCTTGCGCAGGTCGGCCGTGCCCAGGTTCGAGGTCATGATCAGCACCGTGTTCTTGAAGTCGACCGAGCGGCCCTGGGCGTCGGTGAGGCGTCCGTCCTCCAGGATCTGCAGGAGGGTGTTGAACACGTCGGGGTGGGCCTTTTCGATCTCGTCGAAGAGCACGATCGAGAACGGCTTGCGGCGCACGGCCTCGGTGAGCTGGCCGCCCTCCTCGTAGCCGACGTAGCCGGGAGGCGAGCCGACCAGGCGGGAGACGGTGTGCTTCTCCATGTACTCGGACATGTCGAGCTGGATGAGCGCCGACTCGTCGCCGAAGAGGAACTCCGACAGCGCCTTGGCCAGCTCGGTCTTGCCGACGCCGGTGGGGCCCAGGAAGATGAACGAGCCGCTGGGCCGCTTGGGGTCCTTCAGCCCGGCCCGGGTGCGGCGGATGGAGCGGGACAGCGCCGTGATGGCGTCCT
Protein-coding regions in this window:
- a CDS encoding S8 family peptidase, whose amino-acid sequence is MRPANRAQRISIARKALALTTAVGLSAALGSAAGASAVPAAGAAHDGPAAVPNELLVGYAAGATPTQRAVALQRAGVQLEKRVVTAASDRVEVQLVRTPPGADRAAVARDLEADPAVAYAEPNWTYTVDATSNDPYYTNGSLWGMTGGNGTAADAAWGAGHTGSSSVYVGVIDEGIQYTHPDLAANVWTNPFDSADGVDNDGNGYVDDVHGWDFANNDNTVYDGGSRGNLDNHGTHVSGTIGGRGGNGLGVAGVNWNVTLISGKFLGRRGGTTANAVKAVDYFTTLKRDHGLNIVATNNSWGGGGFSKALFDAIGRANAQDILFVAAAGNGGSDQVGDDNDTVDNYPSNYDQPNVIAVAAITSTGARASFSNYGATTVDLGAPGAGIYSTLAGSTYGSYSGTSMATPHVTGAAALYASTHPSASAAGIKSAILSNVVATSSLAGKTVTGGRLNVSGF